A genomic segment from Nocardia cyriacigeorgica GUH-2 encodes:
- a CDS encoding cytochrome P450, giving the protein MTATGSPRALADLQDFSADPFTTMDRLYRENGAISELGAGPMRCRVALGAEASAFILANSDLFSWEAAFTALAPLTGPSALLVTDGERHRRLRRLVTPALTARRVERHLGTVTRHIEDAMAGWAPGDIVDLYPPLRRATRAATLESLFGAAAVDRSEGLDDWLHDIHRAIDTDVVGGGIDRGSGSRVWRRALLARSSVHRWVVAEIRRRGERNTPGDDVLGVLLRGIEGDRLTADEITDQLVSLLEAGAETTAAQLSWLLYCTLSDRERWARAAAGLDPAALDHHVSEAMRLYPATAVISRKVATGFTLAGTDFAPGDLLIFSPFHTHRLASLWPDPERFDPGRWDPGCDRYRRPAPHEFLPFGVGPHRCIGANFATMAIKVAFTTIAGRIDAQPLTTDARPAGLIGMHPADGITVRITAKR; this is encoded by the coding sequence ATGACAGCGACCGGATCGCCGCGCGCACTGGCCGACCTCCAGGACTTCTCGGCCGATCCGTTCACGACGATGGACCGGCTGTACCGTGAGAACGGAGCGATCTCCGAACTCGGAGCGGGGCCGATGCGTTGCCGAGTCGCCCTCGGCGCCGAGGCGAGCGCGTTCATCCTCGCCAACAGCGACCTGTTCAGCTGGGAAGCGGCCTTCACCGCGCTGGCTCCGCTGACCGGACCGTCCGCCCTGCTGGTCACCGACGGTGAGCGTCACCGCAGACTGCGCCGCCTGGTCACCCCGGCACTGACCGCGCGCCGGGTGGAGCGCCACCTCGGCACCGTCACCCGCCATATCGAGGACGCGATGGCGGGCTGGGCGCCCGGCGATATCGTCGACCTCTACCCGCCGCTGCGCCGGGCCACCCGCGCCGCGACCCTGGAGAGCCTGTTCGGCGCGGCCGCCGTCGACCGGTCCGAGGGGCTGGACGATTGGCTGCACGATATCCACCGCGCCATCGACACCGACGTGGTCGGCGGCGGCATCGACCGCGGGTCCGGTTCGCGGGTCTGGCGGCGGGCGCTGCTGGCCCGTTCCTCGGTGCACCGCTGGGTGGTCGCGGAGATCCGGCGGCGCGGCGAACGGAACACACCGGGGGACGACGTGCTCGGCGTCCTGCTGCGCGGCATCGAGGGCGATCGGCTCACCGCCGACGAGATCACCGATCAGCTGGTCAGTCTGCTCGAGGCCGGTGCCGAGACGACGGCGGCGCAGCTGTCCTGGCTGCTCTACTGCACGCTGAGCGATCGCGAGCGCTGGGCCCGGGCCGCCGCCGGGCTCGACCCCGCCGCGCTCGACCATCACGTCTCGGAGGCGATGCGGCTGTATCCCGCCACGGCTGTCATCTCCCGGAAGGTCGCCACCGGATTCACCCTCGCCGGAACCGATTTCGCACCCGGCGATCTGCTGATCTTCAGCCCGTTCCACACGCACCGCCTGGCGAGCCTGTGGCCGGATCCGGAACGCTTCGACCCGGGCAGATGGGATCCCGGCTGCGATCGATACCGCCGTCCCGCGCCACACGAGTTCCTGCCGTTCGGCGTCGGACCGCACCGCTGCATCGGCGCCAATTTCGCCACCATGGCGATCAAGGTCGCCTTCACGACCATCGCGGGACGGATCGACGCGCAGCCGCTGACCACCGACGCGCGTCCCGCGGGGCTGATCGGTATGCATCCCGCGGACGGAATCACCGTGCGCATCACCGCGAAACGATGA
- a CDS encoding class I SAM-dependent methyltransferase: protein MDDFYSPVAEFYDLVPRAHAEGEAALRKILAEVDPDAGTVVDIGAGTGRTCRVVADVLPTAKILASEPAPAMRAVLTHDVLADADLRRRVTIVAERAESMRLPESISALILFGVLGHIGADDRRALWDRVLPRLAPGAPVLVELLPVARPTVLPSMPLGREQIGDLTYEGTLEAEPIGGDLIRMTSTWQITGAAAPPRTVRNVSEWHTFGIDDLAEETGLAGEQLTAQAGVLRARR from the coding sequence ATGGACGACTTCTATTCACCCGTTGCCGAGTTCTACGACCTCGTGCCCCGTGCGCACGCGGAAGGCGAAGCGGCGCTACGGAAAATCCTGGCGGAGGTCGATCCGGACGCGGGCACGGTCGTCGACATCGGGGCGGGCACCGGGCGCACCTGCCGGGTGGTCGCCGACGTGCTGCCCACCGCGAAGATCCTGGCGAGCGAGCCGGCCCCGGCGATGCGCGCGGTGCTGACCCACGATGTGCTCGCCGACGCGGACCTGCGGCGCCGGGTCACCATCGTCGCCGAACGCGCGGAATCGATGCGGCTGCCCGAGTCGATCTCGGCGCTGATCCTGTTCGGCGTGCTCGGCCATATCGGCGCCGACGACCGCCGCGCGCTGTGGGATCGGGTGCTGCCCCGGTTGGCTCCCGGCGCTCCGGTGCTGGTCGAACTGCTGCCGGTAGCGCGGCCCACCGTACTGCCGTCGATGCCGTTGGGGCGCGAGCAGATCGGCGACCTGACCTACGAAGGCACTCTCGAGGCCGAGCCGATCGGCGGCGACCTCATCCGGATGACCTCGACCTGGCAGATCACCGGTGCCGCTGCGCCGCCGCGGACGGTGCGCAATGTCAGCGAGTGGCACACCTTCGGCATCGACGATCTGGCCGAGGAAACCGGACTGGCCGGCGAGCAGCTGACCGCGCAGGCCGGGGTGCTGCGCGCCCGCCGCTGA
- a CDS encoding MFS transporter → MSQTSKPAAVLATVVIVQFMVSLDLSVVNVALPAIQAEFALPATTLQWVVNAYAVVFGGFLLLGGRLGDVIGRRRTMIAGLVLFGSASLVGGLATHESLLIGARAVQGLGAAALSPLSLALITVTFEEGQARTKAVGLWAAATMLGGALGVVASGLLTDFADWRWVLLINVPIVLAALATAVRGIGGAVEQQRPRLDVVGAVLVTASMLLLIFGVVRTDQHGWASAVTAVTLGAGALLLAAFVAVELRVRDPLMRLGLLAHGSVAGANVFGFMITAGQLTAFYFVSLHMQSVLQYSPATAGVCFVPFALGAVAGMRLVAPLVDRFGHRAALVTGGLLGAVGIAWFGAGGPGGTFLTDILGPSIVASIGIGISFVVMGTIAMRGVSAEEAGMASGLLNSSRQLGGALGLAVLTTVAATVTGADHTPAGLSDGYSTAFLLGGALIAAGTVIAGLLVSRTAAEPSDAKAPVQG, encoded by the coding sequence ATGTCGCAGACCAGCAAACCGGCCGCCGTGCTGGCGACCGTGGTGATCGTGCAGTTCATGGTGTCGCTGGATCTGTCGGTGGTGAACGTCGCGCTACCCGCCATCCAGGCCGAGTTCGCCCTTCCGGCCACCACGTTGCAGTGGGTCGTCAACGCCTACGCCGTCGTCTTCGGCGGGTTCCTGCTACTCGGCGGGCGGCTCGGTGACGTGATCGGCCGCCGCCGCACCATGATCGCGGGACTCGTGCTGTTCGGCAGCGCCAGCCTCGTGGGCGGTCTGGCCACCCACGAATCGCTGCTCATCGGCGCGCGTGCGGTGCAGGGCCTCGGCGCCGCCGCACTGTCGCCGCTGTCGCTGGCGCTGATCACCGTGACATTCGAGGAGGGACAGGCCCGGACCAAGGCCGTCGGACTGTGGGCCGCGGCGACCATGCTCGGCGGCGCCCTCGGCGTCGTCGCCAGCGGGCTGCTCACCGATTTCGCGGACTGGCGCTGGGTGCTGCTGATCAATGTGCCGATCGTGCTCGCCGCACTCGCCACCGCCGTGCGGGGCATCGGTGGAGCTGTCGAGCAGCAGCGGCCGCGGCTCGACGTCGTCGGCGCCGTGCTGGTCACCGCATCGATGCTGCTGCTGATCTTCGGCGTGGTGCGCACCGACCAGCACGGCTGGGCCTCCGCCGTCACAGCCGTCACGCTCGGCGCCGGTGCACTGCTGCTGGCCGCGTTCGTCGCCGTGGAACTGCGGGTCCGCGACCCGCTCATGCGTCTGGGCCTGCTCGCGCACGGCAGCGTGGCGGGCGCCAACGTCTTCGGCTTCATGATCACCGCGGGCCAGCTGACCGCCTTCTATTTCGTGTCGCTGCATATGCAGTCGGTATTGCAGTACTCGCCCGCGACCGCGGGTGTGTGCTTCGTCCCGTTCGCGCTCGGCGCCGTGGCGGGCATGCGTCTGGTCGCGCCGCTCGTGGACCGGTTCGGCCACCGCGCGGCGCTGGTGACCGGCGGCCTTCTCGGCGCTGTCGGCATCGCCTGGTTCGGCGCGGGCGGACCGGGCGGCACCTTCCTCACCGACATTCTCGGCCCCTCGATCGTGGCCAGTATCGGCATCGGCATCAGCTTTGTGGTCATGGGAACCATCGCGATGCGCGGAGTGTCCGCCGAGGAAGCCGGCATGGCCTCCGGTTTGCTGAACAGCTCCCGTCAGCTCGGCGGCGCCCTCGGCCTCGCGGTGCTCACCACCGTGGCCGCCACCGTCACCGGCGCCGACCACACGCCCGCCGGGCTCAGCGACGGCTACTCCACCGCGTTCCTCCTCGGCGGTGCGCTGATCGCGGCCGGAACGGTGATTGCGGGGCTACTCGTCTCCCGGACGGCGGCCGAGCCGTCCGACGCGAAGGCCCCGGTGCAGGGGTGA
- a CDS encoding MarR family winged helix-turn-helix transcriptional regulator produces the protein MSTLARGAFVTRQSMNLVLRGLQDRGLLTRPGRAPHGRVLPTQLTRSGREKLHAASAAVRAVERQMFSPLSAEEQGHLRDHLALCIAAIP, from the coding sequence ATGTCAACACTCGCCCGCGGCGCGTTCGTCACCCGCCAATCGATGAACCTCGTTCTGCGCGGGCTACAAGACCGCGGCCTGCTCACCCGCCCCGGGCGGGCCCCGCACGGCCGAGTGCTGCCCACCCAGCTCACGAGGTCCGGGCGAGAAAAGCTGCACGCTGCCAGCGCGGCCGTACGGGCGGTCGAACGGCAGATGTTCTCCCCGCTGTCCGCCGAAGAACAAGGGCACCTGCGCGACCACCTCGCGCTCTGTATCGCCGCCATTCCGTGA
- a CDS encoding PPOX class F420-dependent oxidoreductase: MAEARNKADDIDDINRRIGSRNTRPATISDSHLEILGKKGFAHLASLGPDGEPQSHPVWFDFDAAHGRLLVSTGTDRQKYRNIQRDPRVSVSILDPDDPYRYLEVRGRVVEIEPDPGKDFLDQLARKYLDLDTYPYEQRRNVQRVILHIQPDHVVA, encoded by the coding sequence ATGGCTGAGGCGCGCAATAAGGCGGACGATATCGACGACATCAATCGGCGGATTGGCAGCAGGAATACACGACCCGCGACGATCTCCGACAGCCACCTCGAAATTCTCGGCAAGAAGGGCTTCGCGCATCTCGCGTCTCTCGGCCCGGACGGTGAGCCGCAGTCACATCCGGTGTGGTTCGACTTCGACGCCGCCCACGGGCGGCTGCTCGTCTCGACCGGCACCGACCGGCAGAAGTACCGCAATATCCAGCGGGATCCGCGGGTTTCGGTATCGATCCTCGATCCCGACGACCCCTATCGCTACCTGGAAGTCCGCGGCCGCGTCGTCGAGATCGAGCCGGATCCGGGAAAGGACTTCCTGGATCAGCTGGCGCGCAAGTACCTGGATCTGGACACCTACCCCTACGAGCAGAGGCGGAATGTGCAGCGGGTGATCCTCCATATCCAGCCCGATCACGTCGTTGCCTGA
- a CDS encoding enoyl-CoA hydratase-related protein, with translation MGVELALGDDLLRARVAHFRPELIVAPMLTTAIPEDIWTEHTVLIVHPGPKGDRGPSSLDWAIATGAREWGVTVLQAVEEMDAGPIWASVPFEVAACGKSELYRNEVSDAAVAAVLLAVQRFADGTFEPEPLDYSRPDVQGQLRPYHSQQYRRIDWSADSTVEVLRKLRAADSQPGVLDELFGREYFVHGGHNEDQLRGAPGAVIATRDGAICRATVDGAVWLPQLRPRRVPGGPATFKQPAVDALGADLPEVPEVPVTPAEAAIRDTWSELRYREDGSVGYLEFAYSGGAMSTRQCERLLAAYRDACARPTGVLVLGPARDFFSNGIHLNVIEAAADPALESWHNINAMNDLVEAILTTTDKIVISALAGNAAAGGVMLALAADEVWCRESVVLNPHYRLMGLYGSEYWTYSLPRRVGETEAARLTRETLPVGARAAAEIGLVDRVAPGSTTAFRDWVRREAAALADSPELEARLVAKKQRREADEMSKPLADYRAEELTEMRRNFYGEGEPYHRLRREFVYGAVPAATPAYLLS, from the coding sequence GTGGGGGTCGAATTGGCGCTCGGCGATGATCTGCTGCGGGCGCGGGTGGCGCACTTCCGGCCCGAGCTGATCGTGGCGCCGATGCTCACCACGGCGATTCCGGAGGACATCTGGACCGAGCACACCGTGCTGATCGTGCATCCCGGGCCCAAGGGCGACCGCGGGCCTTCCTCGCTGGACTGGGCGATCGCCACCGGTGCGCGGGAGTGGGGCGTGACCGTCCTGCAGGCGGTCGAGGAGATGGACGCGGGCCCGATCTGGGCGTCGGTGCCGTTCGAGGTGGCCGCCTGCGGCAAGAGCGAGCTGTACCGCAACGAGGTGTCCGATGCGGCCGTGGCGGCGGTGCTGCTGGCGGTGCAGCGCTTCGCGGACGGCACATTCGAGCCCGAGCCGCTGGACTACAGCCGGCCGGACGTGCAAGGCCAGTTGCGGCCGTATCACTCGCAGCAGTACCGCCGCATCGACTGGTCCGCCGACTCGACCGTTGAGGTGCTGCGCAAACTGCGAGCGGCCGACTCCCAGCCGGGCGTGCTGGACGAATTGTTCGGCCGGGAGTATTTCGTGCACGGCGGCCACAACGAGGACCAGCTGCGCGGTGCGCCGGGTGCGGTGATCGCCACCCGCGACGGCGCGATCTGCCGGGCCACCGTCGACGGTGCGGTGTGGCTGCCGCAGCTGCGGCCCCGCCGGGTTCCCGGTGGTCCGGCGACGTTCAAGCAGCCGGCGGTCGACGCCTTGGGCGCAGATCTGCCGGAGGTCCCCGAGGTGCCGGTGACGCCGGCCGAGGCAGCGATCCGCGACACCTGGTCCGAACTGCGCTACCGCGAGGACGGCTCGGTCGGCTACCTGGAGTTCGCCTACAGCGGCGGCGCAATGAGCACCCGCCAGTGCGAGCGGTTGCTGGCCGCCTACCGGGACGCCTGCGCGCGGCCGACCGGCGTGCTGGTTCTCGGACCCGCCCGGGACTTCTTCTCCAACGGCATCCACCTCAACGTCATCGAGGCGGCCGCGGATCCGGCGCTGGAGTCCTGGCACAACATCAACGCGATGAACGATCTGGTCGAGGCGATCCTGACCACCACCGACAAGATCGTCATCTCGGCGCTGGCCGGCAATGCCGCGGCCGGCGGGGTGATGCTGGCGCTGGCCGCCGACGAGGTGTGGTGCCGGGAATCGGTGGTGCTCAACCCGCACTACCGGCTGATGGGGCTCTACGGCTCGGAGTACTGGACCTACTCGCTGCCGCGCCGGGTCGGCGAGACCGAGGCCGCCCGGCTCACCCGGGAGACGTTGCCGGTGGGTGCCCGCGCCGCCGCCGAGATCGGACTGGTCGACCGGGTCGCTCCGGGCAGCACCACGGCCTTCCGCGACTGGGTGCGCCGCGAAGCCGCCGCCCTGGCCGATTCGCCGGAGCTGGAGGCCCGGCTGGTCGCCAAGAAGCAGCGCCGCGAGGCCGATGAGATGAGCAAACCGCTGGCCGACTACCGGGCCGAGGAGCTGACCGAAATGCGCCGCAACTTCTACGGTGAGGGCGAGCCCTACCACCGGCTGCGGCGCGAGTTCGTCTACGGCGCGGTTCCCGCCGCTACACCGGCGTATCTGCTCAGCTGA
- a CDS encoding MHYT domain-containing protein — MSFIGSVLGLRCAAHARTAKSPAGWLVAAAVALGGAGIWVMHFTAMLGFAIDGVDIRYDVPLTLFSAAIAVVVVLIGLAIVVRGHREVIALPLGGAITGFGVAAMHYLGMAAMNTGAAMEYDAGLVALSIAIAVVAATAAFWFMVHVRGWANTVGAAVIMGLAVCGMHYTGMMAMSAHHGDHQGTPEGLAPVDLLTPLITTVALVVVGLVVLVGVAELEVRSTAAAAASLEAERPVASTLASTDPATLVSSGREWPRQMVDN, encoded by the coding sequence ATGTCTTTCATCGGTTCGGTCCTCGGCCTGCGCTGTGCCGCGCACGCCCGTACCGCGAAGTCGCCGGCCGGGTGGCTGGTCGCGGCGGCGGTGGCCCTCGGCGGCGCCGGTATCTGGGTCATGCACTTCACGGCGATGCTCGGGTTCGCCATCGACGGCGTGGACATCCGCTACGACGTGCCGTTGACGCTGTTCAGCGCCGCCATCGCGGTGGTCGTGGTGCTGATCGGGCTGGCGATCGTGGTGCGCGGGCACCGGGAGGTGATCGCGCTGCCGCTGGGCGGTGCGATCACCGGTTTCGGCGTCGCGGCGATGCACTACCTGGGTATGGCCGCGATGAACACCGGCGCCGCGATGGAATACGACGCCGGTCTGGTGGCGCTGTCCATCGCCATTGCGGTCGTCGCGGCGACCGCGGCGTTCTGGTTCATGGTGCACGTGCGTGGCTGGGCCAACACGGTCGGCGCCGCGGTCATCATGGGCTTGGCGGTCTGCGGTATGCACTACACCGGCATGATGGCGATGAGCGCCCACCACGGTGACCACCAGGGGACACCGGAGGGCCTGGCGCCGGTGGATCTGCTGACGCCGCTGATCACGACCGTCGCGCTGGTCGTCGTCGGTCTGGTCGTGCTGGTCGGCGTGGCCGAACTGGAGGTCCGCAGTACGGCCGCCGCGGCCGCGTCGCTGGAAGCCGAACGTCCCGTGGCCAGCACCTTGGCCAGCACCGATCCCGCGACCCTGGTGAGCAGCGGACGGGAATGGCCGCGGCAGATGGTCGACAACTGA